From Pseudobacteroides sp., one genomic window encodes:
- a CDS encoding O-antigen ligase family protein, which translates to MKKDIRKIRSDIKGQKSMFVLLISSLLYLFVSYMLSIYGMSSISFNIEYSNAIMFLMLLIAFFSVQSSLLNKLKLPAVIWTATGFAFFSAISTLMNYNTQQHNILIPITIQSFWWSVLIISFVAFRKNNDDKFVSRTHLIFFCVIFILYLQYAINIKSHNIVTPSMAGSIYYVLLFLPFIMMLETASIRNICILLISFTTFLSLKRTAFLALIGSLFVYFIVDYFVSNKKITKRFYLISSVFLVLLISIYMYNFILEKYNMDIMLRFQRLETDGGSGRDTIYQVVWNEIRTFDIKSLIIGKGFNGVELTSSVELSAHNDFLEVLYDYGILGLSLYLAMIFNIIKYNIFLIKTKSKCAGAFSASLTIFLVMSMFSHLIIYPTYFMLIVTFWMWQFVNGGIASKSHQTTQSISPKRGLST; encoded by the coding sequence ATGAAAAAGGATATTAGAAAAATAAGATCGGATATAAAAGGTCAAAAGTCAATGTTTGTACTGCTGATTAGTTCACTTTTATATTTATTTGTGTCATATATGCTATCTATATACGGCATGAGTTCGATATCATTTAATATAGAGTATAGCAATGCAATCATGTTTTTAATGTTGTTAATAGCTTTTTTTAGTGTGCAGAGTAGTCTACTAAATAAACTCAAACTCCCGGCTGTTATTTGGACAGCTACAGGATTTGCATTTTTTTCTGCAATTTCAACACTAATGAATTATAATACTCAACAACATAATATTTTGATACCTATAACAATTCAGTCATTTTGGTGGAGTGTTTTAATTATTAGTTTTGTAGCATTTAGAAAAAATAATGATGATAAATTCGTCAGCAGAACACATCTAATATTTTTCTGTGTTATTTTTATTTTGTACTTACAATATGCAATAAATATAAAAAGTCATAATATTGTAACTCCTTCTATGGCCGGTTCAATTTATTATGTATTACTTTTCTTGCCATTTATTATGATGCTTGAAACCGCTTCAATCAGAAATATATGTATATTGCTTATCTCATTTACGACTTTTCTTTCTCTTAAGCGAACTGCTTTTCTTGCACTTATCGGCTCGCTTTTTGTATATTTTATAGTCGATTATTTTGTAAGCAATAAAAAAATCACAAAAAGATTTTATCTGATAAGTTCAGTGTTTCTAGTCTTGCTTATAAGTATATACATGTATAACTTTATTCTTGAAAAATACAATATGGATATTATGTTAAGATTTCAAAGGCTTGAAACTGATGGCGGTTCAGGCAGAGATACGATTTATCAGGTAGTATGGAATGAAATACGCACATTTGATATAAAATCTTTGATAATTGGAAAGGGTTTTAATGGAGTCGAACTCACCAGTAGTGTTGAGCTTTCTGCTCATAATGACTTTTTAGAGGTGTTGTATGATTATGGCATACTCGGTCTGTCTCTTTATTTAGCTATGATATTTAATATTATAAAATACAATATTTTTCTTATAAAGACAAAGAGTAAATGTGCCGGTGCTTTTTCTGCATCCCTTACAATTTTTTTAGTTATGTCCATGTTTAGTCATCTTATTATATATCCCACATACTTTATGCTTATTGTTACTTTCTGGATGTGGCAATTTGTAAATGGCGGTATTGCTTCCAAGTCCCATCAAACTACACAAAGCATATCTCCAAAAAGGGGGCTAAGTACATAA
- a CDS encoding polysaccharide biosynthesis protein: MFKEKTLLITGGTGSFGNAVMKKFLSMDIKEIRIFSRDEKKQDDMRKKYKNDKLKFYIGDVRDLASVKNAIYGVDYIFHAAALKQVPSCEFFPLEAVKTNILGTDNVLTAAIENGVKKVICLSTDKSAYPINAMGISKAMMEKVFVAKSKIVDSRKTLICGTRYGNVMASRGSVIPLFIEQIKSGHPLTVTDPNMTRFLMSLEEAVELVVFAFKNAHAGDIMVQKSPSATIGDLAQAIKELFNADNEIKIIGTRHGEKVYETLLTKEEFAVAEDMEDFFRVPADKRDLYYDKYFVDGDQKLSFNEEYNSDNVERLGIEKIKEKLLSLEYVRKELRYL, encoded by the coding sequence ATGTTTAAAGAAAAAACACTTTTAATAACAGGCGGCACTGGTTCTTTTGGAAATGCTGTCATGAAAAAGTTTTTAAGTATGGATATAAAAGAAATCCGCATTTTTTCCAGGGATGAAAAAAAGCAGGATGATATGAGAAAAAAATATAAAAATGATAAGCTGAAGTTTTATATAGGGGATGTGCGCGACTTAGCCAGCGTAAAAAACGCAATTTATGGGGTGGACTATATTTTTCATGCTGCAGCCTTAAAACAGGTGCCATCATGCGAGTTCTTTCCTCTTGAAGCTGTAAAAACAAATATCCTAGGGACAGATAACGTCCTAACAGCTGCAATTGAAAATGGAGTGAAAAAAGTAATATGTCTGTCAACCGACAAAAGTGCATACCCAATAAATGCAATGGGAATATCCAAAGCAATGATGGAGAAAGTGTTTGTAGCAAAGTCTAAGATTGTTGATTCCAGAAAAACACTTATTTGCGGTACCAGATATGGAAATGTAATGGCTTCAAGAGGTTCAGTCATTCCCCTTTTTATTGAGCAGATTAAGAGCGGGCACCCTTTAACAGTGACAGACCCAAACATGACACGATTTTTAATGAGCCTAGAAGAAGCTGTAGAACTTGTTGTCTTTGCATTCAAAAATGCTCATGCAGGAGATATTATGGTTCAAAAATCGCCGTCAGCTACTATTGGGGATTTGGCCCAGGCTATTAAAGAGCTATTTAATGCGGATAATGAAATAAAAATTATAGGCACCAGACATGGAGAAAAGGTATATGAAACACTTCTCACAAAAGAAGAGTTTGCTGTAGCAGAAGATATGGAAGACTTTTTCAGGGTGCCTGCTGATAAAAGAGATCTATACTATGATAAATACTTTGTAGATGGAGATCAAAAGCTATCTTTTAATGAAGAATACAATTCTGATAACGTAGAAAGACTGGGTATTGAGAAGATAAAAGAAAAACTGTTGTCACTTGAGTATGTAAGAAAAGAATTAAGGTATTTATGA
- a CDS encoding glycosyltransferase produces the protein MALHIIYVSSLCSEKQFFELFSNAKKAPGQQVQKYHRLMVEGLSNIKNLKIDVLSGVPITLQNYPKRFLKGKVEIINDIKYYYTSLFNLPLIKNLCSCIGIAYRCIKLKNPKDKNVIICDVLNISLAIGCVIASKLSNTKIIGIVTDVPGLIVSKPSSFVTRINNFIIKNFNSYIFLTDQMNSLINKNNKPFVVIEGQVDYKMKNVTNIKEKKYNKMVCIYAGMTQKAYGIETLVKAFIEANCLNAELHIYGSGDYDEELIELSKKISSIRYLGVVPNKIIVEEETKATLLINPRPSKEEFTKYSFPSKNMEYMASGTPVLTTFLPGMPGEYLDYIYTFEDETVVGMAKRLREILSISKDELHEKGIRAKEFVLNKKNNICQAAKIIELINKLF, from the coding sequence ATGGCATTGCATATTATTTATGTCTCCAGCCTGTGCTCTGAGAAACAATTTTTTGAGCTATTTTCAAATGCTAAGAAGGCTCCTGGCCAGCAGGTTCAAAAATATCACAGGCTTATGGTAGAGGGACTTTCCAATATAAAAAATCTTAAAATTGATGTTTTATCCGGAGTGCCTATAACGCTGCAAAATTATCCCAAAAGATTCTTAAAAGGAAAAGTAGAAATAATAAATGATATAAAGTACTATTACACTTCACTTTTCAATTTGCCTTTGATTAAAAATCTATGCTCATGTATTGGCATAGCATACAGATGTATTAAGCTTAAAAATCCAAAGGATAAAAACGTTATTATTTGCGATGTATTAAATATTTCTTTGGCTATTGGGTGTGTAATAGCATCAAAACTATCAAATACAAAAATTATTGGCATAGTTACTGATGTTCCTGGACTAATTGTAAGTAAACCAAGCTCATTTGTTACAAGGATAAATAACTTTATAATTAAAAATTTTAATTCGTATATATTCCTTACAGATCAAATGAATAGTTTAATAAATAAGAATAATAAGCCATTTGTTGTTATTGAGGGACAAGTAGATTATAAAATGAAAAATGTAACAAATATAAAAGAAAAGAAATACAATAAAATGGTATGTATATATGCTGGAATGACACAAAAGGCTTATGGTATAGAAACTCTTGTTAAAGCCTTTATTGAAGCCAATTGTTTAAATGCGGAGCTTCATATATATGGTAGCGGAGATTATGATGAAGAGTTAATAGAATTAAGTAAAAAAATTAGTTCTATAAGATATTTAGGAGTTGTACCAAATAAAATAATTGTTGAAGAAGAAACAAAAGCAACTTTGCTTATTAATCCGAGACCATCAAAAGAAGAGTTTACAAAATATTCATTCCCTTCAAAAAACATGGAGTACATGGCATCAGGAACCCCGGTTCTTACAACATTTCTTCCGGGGATGCCGGGTGAATATCTGGACTATATATATACTTTTGAAGATGAAACTGTTGTAGGAATGGCTAAAAGATTAAGAGAAATACTATCTATTTCAAAAGATGAATTACATGAAAAGGGCATACGAGCAAAGGAATTTGTTTTAAATAAAAAAAACAATATATGTCAAGCCGCAAAAATTATTGAATTAATAAACAAATTATTTTAA
- a CDS encoding glycosyltransferase, with amino-acid sequence MKALFLFSEGFDTPNPSIHLMNALIEDTLKSGIEVHMIASRITGKNSDVPDNLKKYEKLSYGIVPRKKIPKNAFAKRYLEGIGYAFACVKPIKKSKDHDVIFVQSSPTALYVILAAKLFGKNKPIVYNIQDMFPGSSIHSGIMKNKLMQVIFYKLQKIAYKVVSSIVVISEDMKQRVIEQGVPDKKIVTIVNWYDDSSVREVSWEENRFVKKYNLTKDKFYIQYAGTMGYVFDYKMVLNVAKLFLKEYKNIEFQMIGQGSQKFDFIKEMDEMGLYNIAFYPLQPQNMVSDVYSACSVCLIPLKKGIIGNSVPSKAGLLMACNRAIVNCVDKDSSYFRMFNENHIGVAVSNDDPKAVAQAILNLYKNEEKRGMLAKNGQKFGEMYYARSSNTIKYIELFKKIVQESGKNRMKVLIIGFGKISYMPYLNFYLDRLRETKCETHLLYWDRDGKPDCPVPEDVTSYKYEFFMEDFIPKWRKIRAFLGYRKKANKIIKSGDFDFVITLHTLPGVLLYNILRKGFKNRFILDYRDCTFEHIGFFKKIVHGLVKRSSLTFVSSDAFRKFLPETSKIYTSHNLLIDSLKYRDEFRTNKRSNYPIRIRFWGLIRHEEINMVLIDRFANDERFELHYHGREQKVGLMLRGYCEMNNIKNVYFHGEYKPEDRYQFAKETDLLHNVYENDTTMTNAISNKYYDGMLFYIPQLCNEGSFMGEKVHENNMGLTLDPNSEDYAQSVYLYYISIDWNAFIDRCDKVLCKILNQYDEGIKKFEGLFSDKNCNNEV; translated from the coding sequence TTGAAAGCACTTTTCCTTTTCAGTGAAGGCTTTGACACACCAAATCCTTCTATTCATTTAATGAATGCTCTTATTGAAGATACCCTAAAAAGCGGGATTGAGGTGCATATGATAGCGAGCCGTATAACTGGAAAGAACAGTGATGTTCCAGATAATCTAAAAAAATACGAAAAATTATCATATGGTATAGTACCACGCAAAAAAATCCCAAAAAACGCATTTGCAAAACGTTATCTTGAGGGCATTGGTTATGCGTTTGCATGTGTAAAGCCTATAAAAAAATCAAAAGATCATGATGTTATTTTTGTGCAATCAAGTCCCACTGCTTTATATGTTATACTCGCCGCAAAACTTTTTGGAAAGAACAAGCCTATTGTTTATAACATTCAGGATATGTTTCCTGGAAGTTCAATACACAGCGGAATAATGAAAAACAAGTTAATGCAAGTTATATTTTATAAGCTGCAAAAGATAGCTTATAAGGTTGTAAGCAGTATTGTAGTTATTTCTGAAGATATGAAACAGCGAGTTATTGAACAAGGAGTTCCAGATAAAAAAATAGTCACAATAGTAAACTGGTATGATGATAGTTCAGTTCGTGAGGTATCCTGGGAAGAAAACAGATTTGTAAAAAAATACAATCTGACTAAGGATAAATTTTATATTCAATATGCAGGTACCATGGGTTATGTTTTTGATTACAAGATGGTCTTAAATGTAGCAAAACTGTTTTTAAAAGAGTATAAGAATATAGAGTTCCAAATGATAGGTCAGGGAAGCCAGAAATTTGACTTCATCAAAGAGATGGATGAAATGGGGCTATATAATATAGCATTTTACCCTCTCCAGCCTCAGAATATGGTTTCAGATGTTTATAGTGCCTGCTCTGTTTGCCTCATTCCATTGAAGAAGGGCATCATCGGTAATTCTGTGCCAAGTAAAGCCGGATTGTTGATGGCGTGTAACCGGGCTATTGTTAATTGTGTTGATAAAGACTCAAGTTACTTTAGAATGTTTAATGAGAACCATATAGGAGTTGCCGTCTCAAATGATGATCCTAAAGCTGTAGCCCAAGCAATACTGAATTTGTATAAGAATGAAGAAAAGCGTGGAATGTTAGCTAAAAACGGTCAGAAATTTGGCGAGATGTATTATGCAAGAAGTTCAAATACTATTAAATATATCGAACTATTTAAAAAGATTGTCCAAGAAAGCGGCAAAAACAGAATGAAGGTTTTAATTATTGGGTTTGGCAAAATATCATATATGCCATATTTGAATTTTTATTTGGATAGGTTAAGAGAAACAAAATGTGAGACTCATCTTTTATACTGGGACAGAGACGGGAAACCGGATTGCCCTGTTCCTGAAGATGTTACATCATATAAATATGAATTTTTCATGGAAGATTTTATTCCAAAGTGGAGAAAAATAAGGGCATTTTTAGGGTATAGAAAGAAAGCAAATAAGATCATAAAATCGGGTGATTTTGATTTTGTAATAACCTTACACACTCTTCCGGGAGTTCTGCTTTATAACATTTTAAGGAAGGGCTTTAAGAATCGTTTTATATTAGATTATAGAGATTGTACCTTTGAACATATAGGTTTCTTTAAAAAAATTGTTCATGGTTTGGTAAAAAGATCAAGCCTTACCTTTGTCAGTTCCGACGCATTTAGAAAATTCCTGCCTGAAACAAGCAAAATATATACCTCACATAACTTATTGATAGATTCTTTAAAATATAGAGATGAGTTCAGAACTAATAAACGCAGCAATTATCCAATAAGGATAAGGTTCTGGGGGCTAATAAGACATGAAGAAATAAACATGGTATTAATAGACAGATTTGCTAATGATGAAAGGTTTGAACTTCATTACCATGGGCGTGAGCAAAAAGTAGGTTTAATGTTAAGAGGATACTGTGAAATGAACAATATAAAAAATGTTTATTTCCATGGTGAGTATAAACCTGAGGACAGATATCAATTTGCTAAAGAGACAGACCTTTTACATAACGTTTATGAAAACGACACGACAATGACTAATGCTATATCAAACAAGTATTATGACGGAATGCTATTTTATATTCCGCAACTTTGCAATGAAGGCTCTTTTATGGGGGAAAAAGTTCATGAAAATAATATGGGGCTTACTTTAGATCCAAATAGTGAAGATTATGCACAAAGTGTTTACTTGTATTATATATCTATAGATTGGAATGCGTTTATAGATCGGTGTGACAAGGTACTCTGTAAAATACTTAATCAATATGATGAGGGAATAAAAAAATTTGAAGGGTTATTTTCTGACAAAAATTGTAATAACGAGGTCTAA
- a CDS encoding GNAT family N-acetyltransferase: protein MSNKNIDDGVAFFDLPWDTKYFGLACSKAVLTKPILQSQWTVLKRKFGNYQFVSIENIDSNPSNAQMIGKDTTAFLADVNIQFRKKLNTSSRQNDIYRWKDTIKIHQNLKEEKGILEIADFKISKFTEDPELLKRGGAEVYHQWIVNSFGKNDKYFAVSRGCDNEINGFLLHSYEKNKCIVELIAVSKNKTNGGIGSGLFRNVEYAAYERGCDEIRVGTQVRNMGAINFYHKVGCEQIGCHQIYHLWNL, encoded by the coding sequence ATGAGTAACAAAAACATAGATGATGGGGTTGCTTTCTTTGATTTACCTTGGGATACAAAATATTTTGGATTAGCTTGTTCTAAAGCTGTTTTAACAAAACCTATCTTACAAAGCCAATGGACAGTTTTAAAAAGAAAATTTGGCAATTACCAGTTTGTTTCAATTGAAAATATTGATTCGAATCCATCTAATGCTCAGATGATAGGTAAGGACACAACTGCATTTCTAGCTGATGTTAATATCCAGTTTAGAAAGAAATTGAATACTTCTTCTAGGCAAAATGATATATACAGATGGAAAGACACTATTAAAATTCATCAGAACCTCAAGGAAGAAAAAGGAATCTTAGAAATAGCTGATTTTAAAATTTCAAAATTTACAGAAGATCCTGAGCTTTTAAAGAGAGGGGGGGCGGAGGTATATCATCAGTGGATCGTTAACTCGTTTGGAAAAAACGATAAATACTTTGCTGTTTCCCGGGGCTGTGATAATGAAATAAACGGATTCCTGCTCCACTCTTATGAGAAAAACAAATGTATCGTTGAGCTGATTGCAGTTTCCAAGAATAAGACTAACGGAGGCATAGGTTCAGGTTTATTCAGGAATGTGGAATACGCAGCGTATGAACGCGGCTGTGATGAAATAAGGGTTGGCACTCAGGTTAGAAATATGGGAGCAATTAATTTTTACCATAAGGTTGGATGTGAACAAATCGGGTGTCATCAAATCTATCATTTGTGGAATCTTTAG
- a CDS encoding sugar transferase, which translates to MYTRVVKRLLDLILSIIALPFLLIILFIIGPIIYLNDRGSIFYRASRLGKNGVTFKMYKFRSMKMNAPDIRKEDGSTFNSNNDPRMTKVGKFIRKTSIDEVPQIINVIKGDMSIIGPRPDLPEHLALYEGNEGRKLEIRPGITGYSQAYFRNTIPWKERIQYDIYYIDNLSIWFDIKIFIKTVISVLWQRGIYVTKSQTLDNKKM; encoded by the coding sequence ATGTATACTCGAGTAGTAAAAAGATTGTTAGATTTAATTCTATCTATAATTGCCCTTCCGTTTTTGTTAATAATTTTATTTATCATTGGTCCAATCATTTATTTAAATGATAGAGGTTCAATATTCTATAGAGCTTCACGGTTGGGTAAAAACGGTGTTACTTTTAAGATGTATAAATTTCGTTCTATGAAGATGAATGCTCCAGATATAAGAAAAGAGGACGGTTCAACTTTTAATTCTAATAATGATCCAAGAATGACAAAAGTAGGAAAGTTTATACGTAAAACAAGTATTGATGAAGTTCCTCAGATTATAAACGTCATTAAGGGAGATATGTCGATTATCGGACCAAGGCCTGACTTACCTGAACATTTAGCTTTGTATGAAGGAAATGAAGGAAGAAAACTTGAGATAAGACCTGGTATTACAGGATATAGCCAGGCATATTTCAGGAATACAATTCCATGGAAAGAAAGAATTCAGTACGATATCTATTATATTGATAACCTTTCAATCTGGTTTGATATAAAAATTTTTATTAAAACAGTTATATCTGTATTATGGCAGAGAGGTATATATGTGACAAAAAGCCAGACATTGGACAATAAAAAAATGTAG
- a CDS encoding DegT/DnrJ/EryC1/StrS family aminotransferase — MKIIPFSPPDITQAEIDEVTDTLRSGWITTGPKTKLFENRIAEYCNTSKAAAMNSATSCMEMTLRLLGVEPGDEVITSSYTYSASASVIHHLGVKIVLVDCGKDSFHIDYDLVADSITKRTKAIIPIDIAGVMCDYDRIFEAINNKRDLFKPSSKLQESIGRVAVIADAAHSLGAVYKGEKCGSVSDFTSFSFHAVKNLTTAEGGAITWGDIDGIENEDIYKKFMLLSLHGQSKDALAKTQLSNWEYDIVEPNYKCNMTDILASLGLVQLKRYPEILKKRKSLIQLYDQLLEETDTTSLKHFTEESFSSGHLYLLRLNGKDEEYRNRIILKMAERGIATNVHYKPLPMHTAYKNLGFDISNYPNSYEMYKNEISLPLYSLLSEDDVEYICDNLRRILIYS, encoded by the coding sequence ATGAAGATTATTCCATTTTCACCTCCAGATATTACCCAGGCTGAGATAGATGAAGTAACAGATACACTAAGGTCCGGATGGATCACCACTGGTCCTAAAACTAAATTATTTGAGAATAGAATAGCCGAGTATTGCAACACCTCTAAAGCAGCAGCTATGAACTCTGCAACCTCATGCATGGAAATGACATTAAGACTTCTTGGAGTTGAGCCTGGAGATGAAGTAATTACTTCATCTTATACATATTCGGCATCTGCAAGTGTAATTCATCATCTAGGTGTTAAGATTGTATTGGTTGACTGTGGAAAAGACTCATTTCATATAGATTATGATTTAGTAGCAGATAGCATTACTAAACGGACAAAAGCTATCATTCCCATCGATATTGCTGGGGTTATGTGTGATTATGACAGGATATTTGAAGCCATAAATAATAAGAGGGATTTATTTAAACCTTCTTCAAAGTTACAAGAATCCATTGGAAGGGTTGCTGTTATTGCAGATGCTGCACATTCACTCGGTGCAGTTTATAAAGGGGAAAAGTGCGGAAGTGTTTCTGATTTTACATCGTTTTCTTTTCACGCAGTAAAGAATCTTACTACTGCTGAAGGAGGAGCAATTACCTGGGGAGATATAGATGGCATAGAAAATGAAGACATCTATAAAAAGTTTATGCTCTTATCTCTACATGGACAGTCAAAAGACGCTCTTGCAAAAACACAATTAAGCAATTGGGAATATGATATTGTAGAGCCCAATTATAAATGCAATATGACTGATATTCTGGCTTCTTTAGGGCTGGTTCAGCTAAAAAGGTATCCTGAGATATTAAAAAAGAGAAAAAGCCTTATCCAATTGTATGATCAACTACTTGAAGAAACCGATACTACAAGCCTTAAACATTTTACAGAAGAATCATTTTCAAGCGGTCATTTATACCTTCTTAGATTAAACGGTAAGGATGAAGAATATAGAAATAGGATAATCTTAAAAATGGCTGAGAGAGGTATTGCCACTAATGTGCATTACAAGCCTCTCCCTATGCATACCGCTTACAAAAACCTTGGATTCGATATAAGTAATTATCCAAATTCATATGAAATGTATAAAAATGAAATTTCTTTGCCTCTTTATTCTTTACTAAGTGAAGATGATGTTGAATATATTTGCGATAATTTAAGACGGATATTGATTTATTCATGA
- a CDS encoding nucleoside-diphosphate sugar epimerase/dehydratase: MGETQLQLTVKKILFLLGDCIILNAGIYAALLLRFDTEIPKCYIDILPRIFFMITLVNISTFSLFGLYSKLWNYASIEELIQILLATITGALLTFIVELIIPLYLPISANLIFFMITFVFIGGFRLSSRFYFNIRKQLTSDQHTKKIMIVGAGVAGSLIIKEMKNNTNSKYTPVVAIDDDNSKHKTKINGIKVIGGRDKIHWAVKRFKIDEIIITMPSVQKKDIEIIFNICKKTKCKLKILPQVFDLLKDDFDIKELKDFNIEDLLRRDKIDLNLDEIAIYLKDEVILVTGGGGSIGSELCRQIARFRPKRLLIFDIYENGVYDLQNELLKKYNLQLNMDIIIGSIRDRGRLDSVFSRYKPSVIFHTAAHKHVPLMEDNPGEAIKNNVIGTLNLAECADKFNCKKFVLISTDKAVNPLNIMGATKRISEILIKYMDKKSKTIFTAVRFGNVLGSNGSVIPLFKKQIEEGGPVTVTHPEVTRYFMTIPEAASLVIQAGTMAKGGEIFILDMGEPVRILDLAKIMITQSGLTPDVDINIMFTGLRPGEKLHEELLINNDSVNITKNNNIFIEKSVELDYEKIISEINRIRYKQLNDPKDITDFIKRIIPEYKKSDQ; the protein is encoded by the coding sequence ATGGGGGAAACACAATTGCAATTAACTGTAAAAAAAATATTATTTTTATTAGGTGATTGCATAATTTTGAATGCTGGAATTTATGCAGCCCTATTGTTAAGGTTTGATACTGAAATCCCAAAGTGCTATATTGATATATTGCCAAGAATATTTTTTATGATAACTCTAGTCAACATATCTACTTTCAGCTTATTCGGGCTATATTCAAAGCTTTGGAATTATGCAAGCATTGAAGAACTTATTCAAATTTTACTAGCGACAATTACTGGAGCACTATTAACATTTATTGTGGAATTAATTATCCCATTGTATTTACCTATTTCCGCCAATTTGATTTTTTTTATGATAACATTTGTTTTTATAGGAGGGTTTAGGCTAAGTTCTCGTTTTTATTTTAATATAAGAAAGCAATTAACTTCAGACCAACACACAAAAAAAATAATGATAGTTGGTGCAGGAGTAGCTGGTTCACTAATAATAAAAGAAATGAAAAACAACACAAATTCAAAATATACTCCAGTAGTAGCAATAGACGATGATAATTCAAAACATAAAACAAAGATAAATGGAATAAAAGTAATTGGCGGAAGAGACAAGATTCATTGGGCGGTTAAGAGATTTAAAATTGATGAAATAATTATTACTATGCCATCAGTTCAAAAGAAGGATATAGAAATTATTTTTAATATATGCAAAAAGACTAAATGCAAATTAAAAATACTCCCTCAAGTTTTTGATTTATTGAAAGATGATTTTGATATCAAAGAGTTAAAAGATTTCAATATCGAAGATTTATTAAGACGGGACAAGATAGATTTAAATTTAGATGAGATAGCTATCTATTTAAAAGATGAGGTAATTCTTGTAACAGGTGGTGGAGGCTCAATAGGCTCAGAACTATGCAGACAAATTGCTAGATTTCGACCTAAACGACTTTTAATATTTGATATTTATGAAAATGGAGTTTATGATCTACAAAATGAATTGCTAAAAAAATATAATCTACAACTGAATATGGATATAATTATAGGTTCTATAAGAGACAGGGGAAGGCTGGATAGTGTTTTCTCAAGATATAAGCCCTCTGTTATATTTCACACGGCTGCACACAAGCATGTCCCGCTTATGGAAGATAATCCTGGGGAAGCTATTAAAAACAATGTTATTGGAACATTAAATCTTGCTGAGTGTGCAGACAAATTTAACTGCAAAAAATTTGTTCTTATTTCCACAGATAAAGCTGTTAACCCACTAAACATAATGGGAGCAACAAAAAGAATTTCCGAAATACTGATTAAATATATGGATAAAAAAAGTAAAACTATCTTCACGGCTGTGAGGTTTGGAAATGTGTTAGGAAGTAATGGAAGTGTTATTCCTTTATTTAAAAAGCAAATTGAGGAGGGAGGTCCTGTTACTGTAACTCATCCGGAAGTAACAAGATATTTTATGACAATACCTGAAGCGGCAAGCTTGGTCATTCAAGCAGGAACAATGGCTAAGGGAGGAGAGATATTTATTTTGGATATGGGTGAACCGGTTAGGATACTTGATCTGGCAAAAATAATGATTACCCAGTCAGGACTAACCCCGGATGTAGATATAAACATTATGTTTACCGGTCTTCGCCCGGGAGAAAAGCTTCATGAAGAGCTGTTAATAAATAACGATAGCGTAAACATTACAAAAAACAATAACATTTTTATTGAAAAATCTGTAGAACTTGATTACGAAAAAATTATTAGTGAAATAAATAGAATAAGATACAAACAACTCAACGACCCAAAAGATATAACAGATTTTATCAAGCGTATAATTCCTGAATACAAAAAGTCAGATCAATAA